AGTAAATCATGGCCGGATCATGTCCAGCCCGAACCCAAGTCGCTCTTTTTTTCTGTGTATCCAACGTCAAATAAAACAGAGTCATGAAACGGCCAGATCCATCCAGATCCTCCGCCAGATGCTGATTCATCGACGTTACGACCTGAACCGGTGTCCCTGGTTGAGAGGCCCGCATTCGCAAAAATCCCCGAGCGGTCGTCATCAACAGAGCCGCGTCCACACCATGGCCGGAAATGTCACCGACAACAACGGTCAACCCGGGACGCCCAACGCCCGCCCCTTCCAAATAATCAAAATAATCGCCGCCTGCGATCTCGCTCGCCACACTCGCCCCGGCTACATCAAGCCCGGAAACCGTTGGGGCTTTTTTCGGCAACAAACTTTTCTGCACCTCTCCGGCCAGCTCCACGGCCTTCTTCTGTTGGGTCAAGTCTGCAACAAAAGCCACATGTCCCAAAAAAAGACCTTCTTCATCGCGCAAAGTATTCGCATTGACCAAAACAGGAACCACATGCCCGTCCTTGTGAATCATGCTCCCTTCAAATCGACGCTGATCCTGTTTGAGAAACTTTTTTTTCTTATCCACGAGAAATCGTTGATATTCCAATGTTGCGAAATCATGCGGCCGCCGCCCCATCAACGCGTCCCGTTCATACCCGATCATCCGGCAATAGGCGTCATTGACCTCCTTGATCGTCAAATCTTCACCCATGAGGAAATACCCTTCACCAGCTCCCTCAATCGTCCGCCGAAATTTAGACTCACTCGCGACCAGCGCTTCCTCCGCCTTCTTTCGGCGCGTAATATCCATCAAAATGCCTTGATTGAAAAGTCGCCTTCCCTTTTCATCACGGACAACCAATGTCTCATCCGAAACCCACCGCACCTCGCCATCAGCGGTCCGTATTCGATATTCCTGCGTGTATTCTTCGGCATCCAACGCTTGATACCGTTGAATCTCTGCGCCCACCAACTCCCGATCATCCTCATGTGCGATTCCTTCAAAAAAAACCGTACCATTTAAAAAATCCTCAGCCGAATATCCCCACTGACTCACGTTTTCCGAAACATACACCAAACCGAATTTATCATCCGCCTTTCGCCGGAACAACACAGCCAAGGAATTCTCCACAATCAGATTGGCCAATTCCAACTTCTCCCTGGCCTCTCGCAATTGTTCAACCTCAACACACGCCCCTTTTCGACCCGCCTTATACTCCTCCAACTCGGCCTCGCACTCGGCGAGGCGCACCCGAAGGTGCTCCAATTCGTCCACCTGACCCTTTCGGAATTTTCTGTCAATTCCAGCCACAGATCCCCCTTCTCCTTCAACCTTCAAAACACATGACAAATAGCTAGCATGATTTTTACAGGTTACGCACCTATAATTCAACAGGCTCAAAACCAACTTGACATATTACTACTCTAGTAGTAATAATTATCATAAGGAAGCACCCTGAGCATTCACGTCTTCCCATGCCTCCAACCTCCTTTCCCCCCGGTTTGCGCCCAAGCCGGGGGAATTGCCTTTCTTACCCTCCCGGGGGGCACCTTCGGTGAGACCAGGACGCTGTCCTGGACCTGCCAGAGAACCCTTTGAAAAGGGTTCTCTGGACTCTCCTAAACTTTTTGGGTCGCTTCGCGA
The genomic region above belongs to Pseudodesulfovibrio sp. JC047 and contains:
- a CDS encoding SpoIIE family protein phosphatase — encoded protein: MAGIDRKFRKGQVDELEHLRVRLAECEAELEEYKAGRKGACVEVEQLREAREKLELANLIVENSLAVLFRRKADDKFGLVYVSENVSQWGYSAEDFLNGTVFFEGIAHEDDRELVGAEIQRYQALDAEEYTQEYRIRTADGEVRWVSDETLVVRDEKGRRLFNQGILMDITRRKKAEEALVASESKFRRTIEGAGEGYFLMGEDLTIKEVNDAYCRMIGYERDALMGRRPHDFATLEYQRFLVDKKKKFLKQDQRRFEGSMIHKDGHVVPVLVNANTLRDEEGLFLGHVAFVADLTQQKKAVELAGEVQKSLLPKKAPTVSGLDVAGASVASEIAGGDYFDYLEGAGVGRPGLTVVVGDISGHGVDAALLMTTARGFLRMRASQPGTPVQVVTSMNQHLAEDLDGSGRFMTLFYLTLDTQKKRATWVRAGHDPAMIYCPVHDAFTELGAEAGLPVGVMDESVYTEHTNDLLPGEIFAIGTDGIWESRNRSGEMFGKKRFKAVVRRLSALSAQDILDGVFKAVEVFTEGAKAEDDITLVIVKYDQEG